The following DNA comes from Hordeum vulgare subsp. vulgare chromosome 3H, MorexV3_pseudomolecules_assembly, whole genome shotgun sequence.
TTTCATTAGTTGCATGTCAAAATTGGCATATGAGAGAGTGCATTGGGAGTGGGATGGAAGAATTAATGTGAGCAAATTACTATGTGCCTTGGTCCAAGAGAAGTCGTCTCTGAGCCTAATAAAccctgacggagggagtacatggcaTGAATTTGGTCTATATTGAAAATATTAAGTGCATGATAATTTGTAAGCTTGTGAACATTGAATCTGGTATGCGCATCAAAATATTGTAATTTAATAAATCAAGTACTGATACATGCCCCACACATAGAACTTAATGCATATGGGTGTGTTTAAAATGTTATATCTGTACCCACTACATTGGTGCTATTTATCGGAAGGTTAGGTGTATTGTCTACGATCTTGTATGTCCATTGTTGCTCAAATGCCCTTCATACATTTGTTGTACTTGATCCATTCTTTTCCTTGATTGCAGTGTATGATGACGCCCCTGCATAGTTCCTCCTTTCCCGAGTTAGTGGCATAATGTTGGTTTGCATGTATTTAGTAGCGCCAATTAGAAAGTTCATAGTGTCTATGCGACTATAATGAGTGCCTAAGTCTTTATTATCTGTCAGCTCCTTTTCTAAAATAATAGTAATTTCTCATGATCCAGTCCTTCAAATAGAGTATGTAAATATCTTGATTCTCCTTAGTCCTTATAGTGTTCTTGTCTTCCTTTTTGTTGACATTCTTTCTGTTCGATTCTCAGCTGCAACTTCAGTCTCTCATGGAGACCTTGAGCTCTACTGAACCCCATTATATTAGATGTGTGAAGCCAAATAATCTCCTCAAGCCAGCCATTTTTGAGAACACAAATGTTATACAACAACTACGATGTGGAGTAAGAGTCGTATACTCTTTTATTATTCTTGTCGTTACCATCTGTTGAGCTAATACCTGACTTTGCAGGGTGTTCTTGAAGCTATCAGGATAAGCTGTGCTGGATACCCCACAAGAAAAACATTCTATGAATTTGTTAATCGCTTTGGTGTTCTTGGCCCTGAACTTCTAGAAGGAAGGTAAGCAATCCACACAGAAATCAATATAGAGTCTTCTGTTCATTTATTTGCCATTTAATTCTGTTTTCAAGTTATTGACTAGTATTTGTTTTTGCCTGTACATTTTATGTCCAGTAACGACGATAAGATTGCATGCCAAAAGATTCTGGAAAAAATGAAGTTGGAGAACTACCAGGTAGGACATGGAATCCAAATTACTACTAGGATCCATAACCCATTTCATCTGGCATTGATATTTAGTACTACCATTTATCTTAGGTTGCAATCTAGGGACATTTTAGCATGACACAATGATGTTGGTGAACTGAAATATAATTTCCCTTTATTACTCAATGTTCTTTTACATATAATTCCGAAATTGAACTCCAAGAACCATATCTGAGATGTTTCTTCTGTGTGATTCTTATTTACCGTCCTATCTGTGGCAACATCTTGACATCAATGAAAAAGAATCCATCTTTCAGATGTGGATTGCAGCACATGTGTGTTGGCATGTTGAATGAACTCACTTTTCTTACCATTACTAGTCTTTTCTTGTTTTCACAAAACACTGTTGCTGTAGATTTGATTGTATTATCTACTTTAGTTCCAGAAATTCTGTCATGTAAAATAAGTTGTATGTAGACTCGGAGTTGTTCTTAATTCTTACATAGTCCATTTGGTTGACTTTCAGATAGGAAAAACAAAGGTATTTCTGAGAGCTGGACAAATGGCTGATTTGGATGCACGGAGGGCAGAAGTATTAGGGAAAGCAGCAAGAATTATACAGAGACTAATGCGTACATATATTGCACGGAAACAGTTTGTTTTGGTTAGAAGAGCAGCAACACATCTACAATCTTTTGTTAGAGGTTCCACCCTTctttctctctctatatatatgtgCGCGCGCGCGTGCCAATGGATGTGTAGAGCAGAGTGATGTCGTGCCATATCCTGTAATGGAGTTGCTGTAGTATTTTACATATTTCATGTCCTCTTCTTTTTCCCTGTTGTAACTCAGGGACCTTGGTTCGTAATTTGTACGAGTGCATGAGACGAGAAGCAGCAGCAGTGAAAATACAAAAAAATGTGCGTCGTCACAAAGCACGCGGATCTTATTTACTACTGCAAGCAGCTACAGTCACGCTGCAGACTGGTGCTAGGGCAATGTCTGCTCGCAACGAATTCAGATTCAGAAAGGAAACCAAAGCAGCTGTCCATATCCAAGTACGTTCTGTTTTGATCAAATTGTTATTAGTTATATTCTTCATTTTTTATGAATCATTCCATGCCTTGAGGTTCCTCAAACTTCTCAAATTTCGCAATTCTCTACCCTGCCTCGTTAATATAAAAGCAACTTGTAAcattgcattttgaacacaggctCGATGGCGCTGCCACAGAGACTATTCACATTACAAGAATATGCAGCGAGCAGTTCTTACTTACCAGTGTGCGTGGAGACAAAGGCTTGCAAGAAGAGAGCTGAGAAATCTCAAGATGGTAATACCCCTTACGCTTTGCgttctttcaatgcttttaccatggCCCATATGTCATTTTTGTGTTATTCATGAGTCATCTGCAGGCCGCAAGAGAAACTGGAGccctcaaagaggccaaagataaGCTTGAGAAGCGCGTTGAAGAGTTAACATGGCGCTTAGGACTGGAAAAACGATTAAGGGTACCTGTGATTTCTTCATTTCGGTCGTAGTACCGATGACCCTATTTGAATGTTGATAATATGGGATTTATGTTTAATGTTCCTTTGTGCAGACTGACCTTGAGGAAGCAAAAGCTCAAGAAATTGCTAAGCTGCAAGAAACATTGCATGATCTACAACTTCAAGTTGAAGAAGCAAAGACCATGGCCACTAAGGAAAGAGAAGCAGCAAGAAAGGCAATTGAAGAAGCACCTCCAGTAATCAAAGAGACTCCTGTATTGGTTGAAGACACTGAAAAGATTAACTCGCTAACAGCTGAAGTTGATCAACTGAAGGTATGGTGTCAGCTGAATTATTTCTACACTTCTCATGCAGTTGTTTTATTTCGTCGGGTACTTGGTCCTTTGGTCTTGAACAATTATGGAGAATCAGTCCATATAAAATTACCGCGTATATTTACCCTAATATTTTGGAAACACGGTGATCATATGTTAGGACATTTTTCATTGACAACATCAACCGGTGAGTTTATTTTTAAGTTAATGGAAGCTTTTATTACCCTGCGGCCTCTGCGTCCTAACTAAGATGCATATGCCAGACTTGTATGTTCATTTGAACCTGAAACTCTGCTTCGCTCTGAAATGTTGGAAAGATTTCCCGCCTTTTGCTTGTCATATATTCATATGAACAAAATGCTGTCAGGTGTCAACTTAAGCCTGGAGAAAAAAGAGAGAGTTCTGTCACTGTATGTAAAGTCTAGGTTGCCCAGATACAGGTACCACGGTACTATAGAAGTTAATGATTTTTACATGAAAATGGAAAAAGGGACAGTTTAGGAATGCCGATAAGGTGATACAAACATAGAAAACCAGACGATACCccgcttttctgcgggaattggtTGCAGTATACCACTTTGATCATACACAAAGTGGTCGGACCTTTCCCCGGACCCTGCGCAAGCGGGAGGTACGTGCACCGGGGCACCGGGCTGCCCTTTTTTTATATTGTTTTGATGCGATTTCGTTGTCTGAATTtgaacatgagaatgaagactaAAAATAGATATGATTTATTGTATTTGATTATTATATAGTTTTAAATTATTTGTAGAATATTAGTGATATTTCTCATGCATGTTGAGAGAAATAAAAGCAAAGTTTGTGCATGTTGAGAGAAATAAAAGTAGTAGGGTTGGTGAGGTGACATGTGTGCATGTTGAGATAAATAGAAGTAGTGGGGATCAACTAAAGTATACAGGATGCATCATAAATATGATCCTAACCTTTTTCGGCCGCAGCAACTTCAGTTGAAGCCGATATGTAGGATCTGTCATATTTGGGCATGACATGATCCCCTTCTTGGGTATCTTAAGCAACTGTGTTTTTCAATACACTGTAGCAATGGTGACCAGCCTTCTCTTTTGTTGGGAAGGCGGTGCTCAGGTCAGGCATCAGGTCTGGATTCTGGAAAGTAGAAAATCCTCAGATGCATGCAGGATATGTATCCCGACGTATCTGGGGTGTATCCGAGTATCTGGGCACTATCCACGCCTGATCCTGCGGTTTTGGTCGTATCCGAGTTTCCTAGTGTGAAGTGCTATGTTTTTTTATAGTGATTGAACTAAAGGGCGATGCAGGCTTCGAATCGGAAATCATGTTATTGTATGACAAAGTCAAATTTCAGCTGTATTTTGATTTTACAGGCTTTGCTGCAAGCTGAAAGGCAAGCCACAGAgtctgcaaagaaagaacatgctGAAGCTGAACGGAGAAATGAAGAACTAATGAAGAAATTCGAAGGCGCAGAGAAAAAGATTGAGCAACTTCAGGACACTGCCCAGAGGTACAatcaaactactccctccgtcctaaaattcttgtcttaggtttgttcagaaatggatgtatcaaaatactaaaacgtgactagatacgttCATatgtagacaaatctaagacaagaattttgggatggagggagtactaattaTTGTTGATTCATTTGGCTGTGTTTTGTTTTGCTTGTTAAGGATGATACCTCTGTTTAGCGGTTCAGTagtgtttgttttattttgcatAACTATTTAATAGTATTATCTTGAAAATGTAATCAGGCTGGAAGAAAAAGCAACTAACATGGAGTCGGAGAACAAGGTGCTTCGTCAACAGGCTGTTGCAATTTCTCCTACTGCGAAATCATTAGCTGCCTATCCCAAGTCTCCTTTCCAAGTATGGCATATCCCTGGCACTTGCATTCTGTACAAATATACTCTTATTTTCATCAAAATGACCTAATATTTCAAATTAACTGACTTTGTTAGCTGAGGACTCCGGAGATTGTGAATGCTCCGAATGGGGAGGTAAAGTCATCACCAGTAAGTGGAAAGAACATAACCATATAGATGACTTATAATTTCAAAAGTAACTGCTATAATAAATAACTTTTCTATATGAATATCTTTGTGCAGGATTTAACCCCCATCTCACTGAATCTCAAAGAACCCGAGGCTGAGGAGAAGCCGCAAAAATCACTTAACGAGAAGCAACAGGTGTGCTACTTGTTGACTATGTTTGTTGAGTCTTTCCGAGTTATgtacctttttttcttctttgatcCTGAAATTGTATGTGTGTTTCTAATGGGATTTCTTTTTCATCATGATTGTTTTTGTTAATTTATGCTCCAGGAAAACCAAGACCTGCTTATCAAGTGCGTATCACAAGATTTGGGATTCTCCAGTGGTAGGGCTATTGCAGCTTGCGTTATATACAGGTGCCTTCTGCACTGGAGATCATTTGAAGTTGAAAGAACTGGTGTGTTTGACCGTATTATTCAAACAATAGGCTCTGCTATAGAGGTAGGTCATACCTATTGCTTGTTTCTTTGCGAACCCTTCTTTCTGGGAAAAACACTCATATTTTGTCAAGTTTGATTTAATGAACTGATATCTTAGGCCTTCATGATTGACGTTGAATAACACATATAAGTAAAAGGGGTAGtaataaatattatttttaaaatgctCCAATAAAGTTTACATTTCCTTTTGTTTATTCTCTATGGGTACTGCTATATCATGTTCGAATTGTTCCTTTCCAAAGGTCCAGGACAATAACGACAAGTTAGCGTATTGGCTCTCCAATTCATCCACATTACTCCTACTTCTACAAAGGACACTGAAAACAAGTGGAGCAGCTGGACTCACTCCTCAGAGGCGAAGGTCAACTGCTGCATCGTTTGGGAGGGTTTTTTCGGTAAAACATCTTTATCCCGCCCTCGCTAGTTTTATagtctgattttttcttcttaATTTTGTTGTTTCTGAATACACAAGGGAATTCGAGCTTCTCCACAAAGTGCTGCACGACCTTTTCTTGGTAGCCGCTTGATTGGAGGACTAGGTGATCTTCGTCAAGTGGAAGCTAAGTATCCTGCTCTGCTTTTCAAGCAACAGCTTACAGCTTTCCTCGAGAAGATATATGGAATGATTAGAGACAATCTGAAGAAAGAGATATCTCCATTGCTTGGTCTTTGCATCCAGGTATGATTTATTGGCACTAGAATTCCTTTTATTTTGCAGAAGAACAGTGAACTTCAGGGTTTATTATTTACTTCCTACTTGTTTTGCAGGCACCAAGAACTTCTCGTGCAAGTTTGATAAAAGGATCTCGTTCTCAAGCAAATGCCTTGGCCCAACAAACTCTGATCGCACATTGGCAGAGTATTGTGAAAATATTAACAAACTACCTGAATGTTTTGAAAGCCAATTATGTATGTAACCTAAAACTCTAAATGGACACACTATTTTTGAGTATGTATGCATTAACATTTATTTTATTGATACGTCAGGTCCCTTCATTCTTAATCAGCAAGGTGTTCACTCAGATATTTTCGTTTATTAATGTCCAGCTGTTCAATAGGTAAGAGATGGTTCTTGCTCTACTGGTGGTACATTTTACTTCTTCCCATTAGGATTTTAAGATATCCTGTATCTTGCAGTCTGCTTCTCCGGCGTGAGTGCTGTTCATTTAGCAACGGAGAATATGTCAAAGCTGGATTGGCTGAGTTAGAGCAGTGGTGCATTTATGCCACTGAAGAGGTAGGTACCGGTGATTTTCTTTCCCTTGGTGATATTTAATTTGTGTGCTAATTTTATGTGATGTACAGTATGCAGGTTCTTCCTGGGAAGAGTTGAAGCATATTAGGCAGGCCGTTGGATTCCTTGTAGGTGTTCTATACTGATTAGTTCATTAGTTGGTCTATTTGCAATTTTGTGAGTGGAAATTGTATGTAACCTAATGAGACATGTACTTGTATTATTAGGTAATTCATCAAAAGCCAAAGAAAACATTGAAAGAAATCACCAACGATTTGTGCCCTGTAAGTGACTTTGAATTCACTTAAGTTTCAGCAATCATTAAAGCATATATTAGTTGTGACGTGTCACATACTTCAAAAACTTTCAGGTCCTTAGCATACAACAGCTATATCGAATCAGTACAATGTATTGGGATGACAAATATGGCACCCACACTGTTTCGTCAGAGGTAAGCTTGTTATACTTAATATAATTACCGGTTTATTCATGTTTCATATGTTGCTGTGTTAGCAAGTGGTGCTATCTATGTTCCTTTGCTACTACCTGTTTCTGACAGTGAAAAAAATTGGTTGTAGGTCATCTCAagtatgagaataatgatgacagAAGACTCGAACAATGCAGTGAGCAGttctttcttgttggatgacgatTCAAGGTTATTTCGTTTTCCAAGTTCAATAATTAGTTTACCGCAGTAATTTTGTGTCCCTGATCTGACATTGCCCATGATACTTCAAACCACAGCATTCCATTTTCGGTGGACGACATTTCAAAGTCAATGACAGAAATCGAGGTAACAGACGTTGATATGCCACCTTTGATCCGGGAGAATTCTGGATTTACCTTCCTACACCAAAGAAAGGACTAAGCGTGCAGTCCTTCAGCTTGCGTCTTTTACATTCCTTTCCCCACTCGATCTGTGCACAAATCATGTATATACTCATGGCTTTTACTTCTACCAAATCAAATCTAGTCTGGTCAAGTTATTTGGTAGATCTGTTTCATATTTTTTGTTAGGTCCTCGGTTTGATTGATTGGTTATGTCTTCAGTTTGGCTCCCCTTTTTGTTGGGAGGTCAAATTTTATATTTGCAATGCCAGGGGTCGGATGCCTTTGGTTAGGATGCCGAGCTGCTATTGGAAAAGTTCGTCGTCTGTTTAGCTTCTGGAAAGGTTTTCCACGGCTACTAGTCAGTCATTTGGGTCGTTCATTTCAATCTTCGGCATGTTGTAAATTGCAACGAAGATCATAGTTAAAGGAAATTGCACATTGGTGACTAATATTTTTTGGTGTACCATGAATCTAGATGTTTATCATCTGTTTTTACATCAAAATCATACGTCTGTCGCACCTTGATGAAAGAGTGTTGAGATGCAGAAATTGGTCTAACTGTCACAACATTCATAGGTTTAAAAAAGCAGACTTATGGCCCATCCATGTTTATTCAAATGCAATGGTGAATGGTTTACCAGAAGCAAGAATTTCACCGGTATCACGAGACATACATATGACACTTACAACCAACAATCAGACAAACCATAAACATCAAATGTCCTAGTAGCAAGGGCATACATTTCaatattttttgaatgaaattcatGCAAACATGATTGGATTTCATGTAAACATGTTCAAATTTCATTTAAACATGATGGATTTCATCACATTTACATAAAAAAGGCGATGCTCGTCCGGCTCTAGAGGTATAATCAATACATCTAATCGTCCAGCTCTAGAGGTATAATCAATACATCTAATCTATAATCAACTGTGCTCGTTTGCTGTGTTCGGCATGAGCCTTGAGAACTAAAATTTTGTCTTCTCCAGCTTTGCCTCCGTAACATCCTTCTCCAGAACCTCGGGAAGTGAATCCGTTCGCTTCCATGTCGTCGTCAAGTGGCTAATTGGCCGATGATGTTGAGGCTGCCAAGCTTGGCTTCAACGGGAGGGGAGGAGCGGTGGCCTTCTTGGGACCCGAGCGCCGACGACCTCTCTTGCTCTACTCTTCCTCGTTGCTGGTGATGTTCTTCGCCTTGTCATAGGTCTTGTCGAACACCTTCGCTGCCTTGTCGAACTCCTTGTAGGCGGCCTCCTGTTTCGCCTGACGCTGGCAATACAGCCAGCGGTCGAGGCGGATCTAGTAGGCGGAGTGGTAGGACTCGAGCAACGCTGCCTGCTCCACCAGGTCCGCTTCCTCCGTGATCACCCTATCGGTGGCGAGCTGCTCCTCCACCTACTGGTGCTCCTAGAGGAGGTTATGGTTGTAGGCGGCGGCGTCATGCACCTCCCGGAACTGCTCCCCCTCCTCATGTACCATGTCCATGTAATGGGCACGGGCCCCATCGATGGTCAGGGTGCAATGCATCGGCGAGGGTGGGGCAAAGGAGGGGGGAGTGGTGTAGACGAGGCTGGGATGGAGCAGGAGGAGGGTGGCCCCGACTTGTCGTTTGTCGCGTCTCCCGTTGCACACCCGTTGTCCTCCGGTTGAGTGCTGGCCAACCAATCGGAAGCAATGTTGGTCATCTCCTTCTTTTGGTCCATTGTGAGCCCATCCCACAAAAAAATTGGAGTGCGAAAAGCCATGGTGGGAGTGGTGCCGAAAGGAGAAAGGATCAAAGACAGATGACTACGGCTATGGTTGGGGAAACACTTTTTATAGCAATGAAGGGCGGCCGAGCGACAAATTGGTGGCACGGGAGTAGACGCCTCGTCAATCGTGTGGCATTAATGAGGGCGACAGACGGACGGATGGGTGGTCGTCGTGTCGTTTGAACTCGAAATAGTTTCCTGCATCAGGAAGAGGTGCGGATGGCGCTCTCTCGGCCAGCGCGCCATTTCAATCAGAGGTCACATCTGCTCTGGCCGACCATGAATGCGATAGTGACGCTCCAGAGCGGCACTAAGCGGTTCGGACAGAAAGTGCGCACGAATGCTTATCAATTGATCACGATTATGACAGTTGGGGCCCACACGTAATATAGTCGTTCGTTCGACCGTTAGCTTACACGCGAGGTGCACAtgtaagctctctctctctccctctcccttcctcccttCATCTCCCTCCCCCCCTCCCCTCACCATTGAACCTCTCTCCTCCTGAGTAGGCGACCATCCCATCCCCTCCCTAGCCGGTGAcgaccctcccctccccctccccagcCTCCCCATGGCTTTGGTACGAGCTCgccggatcttatgatgttcgcgGTGGCGACGAGGAGGAAAAACAGAGGCCGGACGAAGCGGGGTGCGCTTCTCGAGGACTTATCGGGCAGCGTACCAGAAGCCGACCTCGTCCGCATCGGTGAGAGGCGCATGCTTCAACAGTGGCGCTGGCCGCCCGCGTCGTTGTCAATGGAGAGCTCAAGGAGACCAACGAAGGCGTCAACGACGACCAAGGTGAGGTGCTTTCCGTCTCGGTGACGGTAGCCGTTGCATTCTTCTTAGGCATGGCGGGCGACACATAGACGATGATAAGGCATGGCGACACACGCACACGCACATGCAAGGTGGAGCGCCATGGctagtgaaaagacctcgatgacgcctagagggggggtgaataggctatttaaaaacttcttcggatttggcttaacctaatgcggaaataaactaagagggtacttgtcaagcacaaatcctaaatgcactaggcactacaaggtgtatcaacaacacgatctaccaagatggacacaatacagttactaacgagc
Coding sequences within:
- the LOC123443758 gene encoding myosin-17-like: MGTPANIIVGSHVWVEDPNLAWIDGEVVSIKNNEVHVQTSNGKKVTTDRSKVFPKDMEAPPGGVDDMTRLSYLHEPGVLQNLATRYELNEIYTYTGSILIAVNPFQRLPHLYDTHMMEQYKGADFGELSPHVFAIADVAYREMINEGKNNSILVSGESGAGKTETTKMLMRYLAHLGGRSGVEGRTVEQQVLESNPVLEAFGNAKTVRNNNSSRFGKFVEIQFDKTGRISGAAIRTYLLERSRVCQINTPERNYHCFYFLCAAPPEDTQRYKLADARSFHYLNQSSCIEVEGINDAEEYLATRRAMDIVGINEEEQEAIFRVVAAVLHIGNINFAKGKEVDSSVIQDDNSRFHLNTAAELLECNCNNLEKALITREIVTPEEIITRTLDPESALASRDALAKTIYSRLFDWIVEKINVSIGQDPNSKQLIGVLDIYGFESFKINSFEQLCINYTNEKLQQHFNQHVFKMEQEEYTREEINWSYIEFVDNQDVLDLIEKKGGLIALLDEACMFPRSTHETFAQKLYTTFKNNKRFVKPKLSRTDFTVVHYAGDVTYQADHFLDKNKDYVVAEHQDLLNASSCPFVASLFPSLPEESSKSSKFSSIGSRFKLQLQSLMETLSSTEPHYIRCVKPNNLLKPAIFENTNVIQQLRCGGVLEAIRISCAGYPTRKTFYEFVNRFGVLGPELLEGSNDDKIACQKILEKMKLENYQIGKTKVFLRAGQMADLDARRAEVLGKAARIIQRLMRTYIARKQFVLVRRAATHLQSFVRGTLVRNLYECMRREAAAVKIQKNVRRHKARGSYLLLQAATVTLQTGARAMSARNEFRFRKETKAAVHIQARWRCHRDYSHYKNMQRAVLTYQCAWRQRLARRELRNLKMAARETGALKEAKDKLEKRVEELTWRLGLEKRLRTDLEEAKAQEIAKLQETLHDLQLQVEEAKTMATKEREAARKAIEEAPPVIKETPVLVEDTEKINSLTAEVDQLKALLQAERQATESAKKEHAEAERRNEELMKKFEGAEKKIEQLQDTAQRLEEKATNMESENKVLRQQAVAISPTAKSLAAYPKSPFQLRTPEIVNAPNGEVKSSPDLTPISLNLKEPEAEEKPQKSLNEKQQENQDLLIKCVSQDLGFSSGRAIAACVIYRCLLHWRSFEVERTGVFDRIIQTIGSAIEVQDNNDKLAYWLSNSSTLLLLLQRTLKTSGAAGLTPQRRRSTAASFGRVFSGIRASPQSAARPFLGSRLIGGLGDLRQVEAKYPALLFKQQLTAFLEKIYGMIRDNLKKEISPLLGLCIQAPRTSRASLIKGSRSQANALAQQTLIAHWQSIVKILTNYLNVLKANYVPSFLISKVFTQIFSFINVQLFNSLLLRRECCSFSNGEYVKAGLAELEQWCIYATEEYAGSSWEELKHIRQAVGFLVIHQKPKKTLKEITNDLCPVLSIQQLYRISTMYWDDKYGTHTVSSEVISSMRIMMTEDSNNAVSSSFLLDDDSSIPFSVDDISKSMTEIEVTDVDMPPLIRENSGFTFLHQRKD